CTCCACCTGTCTTGCCCAGAAAACATTTGCCAGTGAGATGTCTTGCCCTGGGGCACCCGCTGGACGGAGACAATAAGTAAACCAGAGTGGCCCCGCCCCGATCAGAAACAATTTGAGAGTGGGGTGTCTTGCTTTCTCTACCGTCTCTGGCCTAGCGTTGGGGTGAGTAACTACCGGAAGTGTTGTCGAATCTAGTGGACTGCAATAGTATTAGCTATACTAGCATGCTGACGAAGAACTAAGTCATTAAAGactagcagtatttcaatcttctcgATATGTCGTTTAAGATGATGAGACAATTAGTAGTACACTGCCATCTCCCATCCCTGGATTGGGGTATGTTTTCCAAGCAGTATCTTGAGCCGGCTCTGCGCTGTCCTGATCGTTGTATAGCCACGTTCTGACTGGAGAGAGAATGTAATGAATGTCTATTCGAATTCTGGCTAGCTTTGCAGCTGACTCTATGTCCAATTTGACAGCCCAGTTTGTGACAAATTATGATGAATTGCTAGTCTACCGTCCTGTAGATGCATCCTCATTCAAAAgctatacagtgtgtgtttgtggggggggggttactgggTAGCAGTgaaggctgttgaggggaggacggatcataataatggctggaacggagcgattGGTATGCCATCGAACACATGGAaactatgtgtttgatgtatttgataccattccaccaattccgctccagctattaccacgagcccttcctccccaattaaggtgccaccaaccgcCTGTTATGGGTAGTGTGTGCATGTTAGTAGAGGCATGCTATGGGATGTGCACATTTTAAAAATGGTATTCATGACATTGTTTCAGATACCCTCTCACCAACTACACATTTGGGACCAAGGAGCCTCTGTATGAGAAGGACAGTTCAGTGGCAGCACGGTTCCAGAGGATGCGGGAGGAGTTTGACAAGCTGGGCATGCGGAGGGCGGTGGAGGGAGTGCTTATTGTCCATGAGCACAGGTTGCCCCATGTACTGCTGTTGCAGCTGGGAACCACCTTCTTCAAACTGTAAGCACTACCACCAACCAAGCACAGCCTGCAGGAGTTACACAAACAGTCTGTTTTTAAAGTGTGTGCATACATGTTTGTATGGTTCTCCTATAGGGTTGTCTATTTGTCTCTTGCAGGCCAGGTGGAGAGCTGAGCCCAGGGGAGGATGAGGTAGATGGGCTGAAACGCCTGATGACAGAGGTACGATACACATGCACTCTCAAAGGAGGCCGGCCAGAGTTGGAATCACAACCTCAGATGACATCCTTCCTTGTATTCTCTTAGCTCTCAAACTCTTCTTCTCCGTATGTAATTTTCAGCCACTCCATTCGCCTACATTTGGCTCCGTGTAAACTCCAATTCTGATGCTGTGTGTTAATGTTTAGAAACGTCAATAATCATAGCTTTTGAGAAagaatcttaaaaaaaaaaaacttattgTAGCAGTTTTGCACACATTGTGTGCCTCCAGTTGATGAACAACACTTGCTCCCCAGTTaacttacacacaggtgttcggagcgcGCAAGATAGCTAATTGGCACAGGTGGCAGCCTATGTCTTctgtaaacaagcgctgtaacatggggatatggccgtgtgggaacacaAACCTAACCCCATAAAGTTGTGTAGTAATTTACagtttgaaaaatatatatttctcgctgatatgaaagatgaattccttatgtttccaaaacagTACTGCAAGCGATGCGTGTTAATGTTTAGAGCAAGTGTCGGGGGCTTTTAACAAAACTACCCCGGTCAAAAGACACTCGTCAATAGGCGCTAAAGTAGTTTGCGTCTATCAATGGGGTAGCATTCTCTAAGATTCTGCAGGATGCCGTGATGCCATAGTGATTGTCTTTACTGTGTCTTTACTGTGTCTTTGTCAGATCCTGGGCCGGCAGGACGGAGTGAAGCAGGATTGGGTGATCGATGACTCCATCGGAAACTGGTGGCGCCCCAACTTTGAACCCCCACAGGTGAGCATAGCCCAACACACAGTACAGTTTACACTGAAATGTATGGAGGAGGAGATATTGAGCCTACACTAAATATTTGTGTGTGGTAAATATTTGTTTCTGTTCTGCTGCAGTATCCCTACATTCCAGCCCACATCACTAAACCCAAGGAGCATAAAAAGCTCTTCCTGGTTCAACTGCAAGAAAAAGGTAAGTGCCCCTTAGCTAGTCAAAATCTGTTCTACATATTCTACTCACATAATCTTTAGTGGTATTTGCGTCTGTCTTTCAGCTCTGTTTGCAGTCCCAAAGAACTACAAACTGGTGGCAGCCCCTCTGTTTGAGCTTTATGACAACGCCCCCGGCTATGGGCCAATCATATCCAGCCTACCGCAACTACTAAGCAGGTAGTGTGGGTTATATATTGCATATAAATCACTTTTGTGTGTGTTAGAATGAGTgtatgaggggtgtgtgtgtgtgtgagctcaggTATGCTGTGTATTCATATTTATTTCCTGTAGGTTCAACTTTATCTACAACTAAATGGTGTGAGAATGGGCACAGTGGCTGGCTGTCTCTGTGAGTGCAGCCATATATGGGTGAAatgaagacatggaggggaagTAATACAATGTGGGGCAATCAAAATAAGCAACACAAGGCTACTCACCTCTGGCTTCCCGGTAAGGctgataaaaaaacaacaacaaaaaccatCTCAAGAGAAGGGACTGTAAATGTGCTCTTTACAATGGTGGAAGAAAATATACTGTCAGACTTTTTGTTTGGATCTGAAAAAATTCTGTTATTTCTTACATGATTAAACTGCAACCAAATGTCTCAAGAATCAGATTTTATGCTCTTGCAACAGAATACATTTATTTGATTAAAGAAACAACAGCATTGAGTTTCCTGTTGTGTTTTAACCTGTATTACTGTCATGCTATTTCTTTTTCttaattttctttttttgtattttcatgAAGACTGGCTTTTATAACAAGTGTGTTGATGACGTTTTGGtgtattgttttcactatatatgctaccctcttggtgatgtcattcggaaacacaatgtcaactttcactgctatatTGACGACACAAAATGGCCTAACTTGGAAGCCTCTATTTTAGACATAAGGAAGTAGATGGTGGCAAATGCTTTACTTTTTAACTTGGACAGAAAATATGCtaattctaggtcccaagaaacgaAGAGATCTGCTGTCATATCTGACAATGAATATCGATGGTTGCGCAGGCCTCTCAAATAAAACGGAAGGACCTCAGCgctactctggaccctgatctctttcgATGAACATATCAAACTGTCCCCCCGACCCCCTCGATTTTTAAGCCTTTTGAAAGATGAGCCGTTTGTGAGCCGGCTCTTTTAAGTGTAATGAGCCAAATGAACCGGTTCACCGAAAAGACTCGGAACCACTAACGTACTGCTGCGTTTTTATGACGCAATTTAACCGCGACTCATTTATACTAAAATGAATTTTAAACGACAGCGAGATGGTGGCGAGAaaggaaagaagagaaagaaacgCGAAGAGAGAGCAGAACTTTCTCCACTACTCGAGGACGAAGATGTGAAGAGGGCAGTGAAGGAAGCATGGTTGCAGCGAGCGCAGTACTCTCATGGTCAGCTACTTGCTAGCTATCTTAGCTACATGTGTTTACACCAAGCACATGCTTTGGCTAGTCTTGTTACATAGATGGTTATTTAATCGATACGTTATTAGTCACCCTACATATCAATATTGTCAGTGAAGTACAAAGCTTTAGTCACAACTTTGCTTTCATGACCACAGATCTGAAAACACAAAGATGTGGATCAAGCTACCTCTACCATTATCACGTTTCATGAAGTAAATTTTTTTTATTGGTCTTTTCTAACGAATACGCATGGTATACATCatctaactaaatgcttacttgcaggttccttctcgacaatgcaacaacacaaAAAGATACGATTACGGACTTGAAGTAGATGGCACCGTAGTATATAATAACTTTTTAAGcttaagtataatacaggaaggcacaatatATATAGCTAATATTTACACGTGTATTGGGGAGGGGGCAGTGTATAATCTGAGCAgtataataagagtctggtagcagcagttgtgatatGTGTGTAgcagtcggaaagtattctgaccccgagactttaacacattttgttacgttacagccttaatccaaaattgatgagaaaaaactatttaatcaatctacacacaataccccataatgacaaagcaaaaacagaattgtatacatttttgcaaatgtattaaaaataataaactgaaatatcacatctgcataagtattcatacttgttactcagtactttgttgaagcaactttggcagcgattacagcattgagtcttcttgagtatgacactacaagcttggcacacctctatttggggactttctcccattcttttctgcagatcctctcaagctctcaggttggatggaaagcattgctgcacagctattttcaggtctctccagagatgtttgatcgggttcaagtccagactctggctgggccactcaaggacattcagagacttgtcccaaagccactgctgcgttgtcttggctgtgtgcttagggccgttgtcctgttcgaagtctgaggtcctgagcgctctggagcaggttttcatcaaggatctctctgtacttagctccattcatctttccctcgatcctgactagtctcccagtcactgtcgctgaaaaacatccccacagtaagatgctgccaccatcatgcttcaccatagggatggtaccaggtttcctccagatgtgacccttggcattcagtccaaattgttaaatcttggtttcatcagaccagagaatcttgtttattatggtctgagagtcctttaggtacagaggaactctgaagctctgtcagagtaaccatcgggttcttggtcacctccctgaccaaggctcttctcccgattgctcagtttggctgggcggccagctttaggaagagtcttggtggttccaaacttcttctattttagaatgatggaggcaactgtgttcttggagacctttaATGCatcagaatttttttggtacccatcctcagatctgtaccttgacacaatcctgtatcagagctctgcggacaattccttcgacctcatgacttggtttttgctctgacatgtgctgtcaactgtgggaccttatagacaggtgtgtgcctttccaaatcatgtccaatcaattgaatttatcagaggtggactccaatcaagttgtagaaacatcccaaagatgatcaatggaaacaagatgcacttgaactcaatttcgagtctcatagtaaagggtctgaatacttaagtaaataaggcatttctgtttattttttataaattagcaaatatttcaaaaaacctgttttcgcttaaaaaaatatcaatttttagaataaggttgtaacgtaaccaaatgtggaaaaagtcaagggttctgaatactgtatatgtgtgggtcTGTGCATGAGTGAGCGCATGTGTGCTACGATGCGGAGAATAAGaacagttcaagtgttcagcagtcagATGGCTTGTAGATACAAACAAGCTCAGTGACAGTTTCTATCAGACCTCATACTCCGATACCTTCTCcttgtggctggggtgtgtggggtcctttaTGATGCTGTGTGCCTTCCCCAGGCACCTTTTTGGGtatatgtcctggatgggtggtaGCATggttccagtgatgtactggtccatCTTCACCACCCACTGGAGGGTCTTGCATTAGTGCACGGAGCAATTCTCATACTAGgccgtgatgcaactggtcaggacactcttgatggtgcagcggtagtatttggagaggacccggGGCGGCATGCCGGATTTCTTCAGCCGCCTAAGGAAGTAGAGATGCTGTTGCACtctcttgacaagagtggtggtgttgaTCCATGACAAGTCCTCTGTGATGTGgatgctgaggaacttaaaactagTGACTCTACTatagtcccgttgatgtggatcggggcatgttccctcctctgcttcctgaagtcaatcATTTtggactcctgagtggcgcagcggtctaaggcactgcatcagtgCAAGTGGCGTaactatagtacctggttcgaatccaggctgtatcacatccagccgtgattgggagtcccgtaggatggcgcacaattggcacagcatcGTCCCtatttggccggagtaggccgtcactgtaaattaagaatttgttcttaactgacttgcctggttaaataaaaataatcaactcctttgttttgttgacattgagggagcggttgttgtcatgagggagaggttgttgtcatgccaATTCAcgtacctcctccctataggctgactcctcATTGTTTGTTATCAGGCCTGCAACCatggtgtcgtcagcaaacatGATGGAGTCAGTGTCGTGCAAAGCCACACAGTCCTGGGGGAACAGGGATTGCAGCAGAGGACTGAGGGCACACCCCTGTGTGGCCCCTGTGTTACgggtcagtgtggaagaggtgttgttgccaatcctcacagcctgtggtctgcccgtcaggaggtccaggatccagttgcagagggtggtgtccagacccagggctctgagttTGGTGtcgagcttggagggaacaatagtgttgaatgctgaactgtaatcaatgaacagcattctcacataggtgttcctcttgtccagatgtgttacgGCCGTGTGCATAGAGATGGAAATGGATTTGGATCTGTTGTagcggtaggcaaattggagtgggtccagtctgcctggcatgctggccttggtgtgggccatgaccagcctctcaaagcacttcatgatgaccgaTGTGAGTGCGACGAGGCGATAGTCATTTGGGAATGTAATTTGGGCCACGGGGACGATGGTGGTCTCCTTAAAGCAGGTGGGGACTACAGCCTGGGTCAGGTTGAAGATGTGTGAgatgccagctggtcagcacaccctctgaggatgcggccagggatgccatctgggccggcggctttgtgagtattcacttttttttttgatttttccTCAAGTCAGCCTTGAAAAGCGAAAGCATCTGGTTGTCCGGAGCAGCGAGAGTCTTCCTGGATGGCTCTTTATTGTCAGCCTCAAAGCAAGCATTCAATGTGTTAAGGTCATCTGGGAGTGAGGCTTTGGTAGGCACCGCACAGCTGGATTTGCCTTTGTAGCCTGTGATAGTCAGTAGTTCTTGCCACATGCGACGTGAGTCTGAAATGTCGAACATAATTTCAAGTTTCAGTCTGTATTGTCTTTTTGCGTCCCAAATCCATTTGCGGAGCTCGTACCTGCTTGCCTTGTATGCGTTGCGCACCACCGATTCATCGGGTTCGTTCTGCTGACATTGAATGCTGTGGTACGGGCTCTCATATATGGCACCCAAAGAGAAGTAACAAAAGGGTGTCACAAAAAAGTATGTTTTTGGAGTATTGAGAAGGTTTACCACCTTGCTATGTGCTGTTAGATTGGGTTAGAACCTCAAATTAAAATGTTCCAGAGGTAACAACTGACTCTAAGACATACATTAGTTAATGTTACCTTTACATAATTAGTGTTAACTTTTTTTATATTGGTAGACCAGTCGTTGAGTGTTCCGCTGATGTTCCTCTTAAGGGGGCCTGGAGCTGGACTGCCACCCTTTCCCTCACTGCATCATCAGGAACTTCATCCAGAGTGACAGCTTTACAGAGAACCTACAGAGGGAGCTTCTAGACCTCAACTTCCATGAGAAGTCCAATGACCTGTACAAATTTAATCAGGTGAAAAAGGAAAACTGATAGGAATACAGTTTTGAAACGTGTTGCTTCTTGTTCATAATGCTTCTTTACTCTGCTTTTTGGAGTTATGACATTGGGAGTTATGATACTCATTGACAATTTCTCTTACAGTCAGACGACCTGAAAAAGAGAAAAGAGCCTCACATCACAGGCTTGAGGtaatttctatgtgtgtgtgagggcaatttagggaggtagagagaacatGTTTGCTTTGAGTGTGTGTACCAGATGGGGATCTGTGTAACTCATTCCTCAGCCTGAAATGTCTCCACTTGCGCGTGCCTCCACAAGTGTCTCCATTTGGACGACTGAGTAAGACGCTTCAGGATGGCGGTCACGTGTTTGCGAGGCAGAGGTCCTAAGTTCAAGCCTCGGTATGCGCTGAATCAGGGGAAAGCGGTACTCACGAAGCAAGCAGCGTGATGTTCTTTACATGTGCATGCTCTTAGTTAGGCTGTTTTTgagctttgtgtgtgttttcagggcAGCACTATTTGGGCTGTTTCGATCCTGGCTGGGGGAAGTGTTGGGGGTAGAACTGGAGCCCACAGTGGACATTTCCTGTGCCAAGTACCAATACACTGGTGAGTCACATGTTTTTACCTCTACTCTTCAAAAAAACAATGAGCAAGCCTTAATATTAGCATGCTCTTcctagaaaagagcagaagcacTGAGCTATCCCCCCCAAGATATCC
This region of Salmo trutta chromosome 29, fSalTru1.1, whole genome shotgun sequence genomic DNA includes:
- the LOC115167214 gene encoding cleavage and polyadenylation specificity factor subunit 5 isoform X2, with the translated sequence MSSVPAPNRSSAGWPRGVSQFGGNKYMSAPAKPLSLERTINLYPLTNYTFGTKEPLYEKDSSVAARFQRMREEFDKLGMRRAVEGVLIVHEHRLPHVLLLQLGTTFFKLPGGELSPGEDEVDGLKRLMTEILGRQDGVKQDWVIDDSIGNWWRPNFEPPQYPYIPAHITKPKEHKKLFLVQLQEKVVFASVFQLCLQSQRTTNWWQPLCLSFMTTPPAMGQSYPAYRNY
- the LOC115167214 gene encoding cleavage and polyadenylation specificity factor subunit 5 isoform X1 gives rise to the protein MSSVPAPNRSSAGWPRGVSQFGGNKYMSAPAKPLSLERTINLYPLTNYTFGTKEPLYEKDSSVAARFQRMREEFDKLGMRRAVEGVLIVHEHRLPHVLLLQLGTTFFKLPGGELSPGEDEVDGLKRLMTEILGRQDGVKQDWVIDDSIGNWWRPNFEPPQYPYIPAHITKPKEHKKLFLVQLQEKALFAVPKNYKLVAAPLFELYDNAPGYGPIISSLPQLLSRFNFIYN